A window of Miscanthus floridulus cultivar M001 unplaced genomic scaffold, ASM1932011v1 fs_159_1_2, whole genome shotgun sequence contains these coding sequences:
- the LOC136530577 gene encoding probable inactive receptor kinase At1g27190 translates to MPPPRLLPPILLLLLLLAPPAAPQPAPGSAAEPQEDDLRCLKGVKHDLSDPNGRLADWDFKNTSGGAVCNYNGITCWNMQQSRVLSLSLSGFGLVGSIPSSLQYCRAATTLDLSSNALAGTILPALCDWLPFLVTLDLSSNQLTGPIPAELANCHFLNTLRLSGNQLSGQIPVSLARLDRLKTLDLTGNKLDGEIPPQLGDKFSKDSFSGNSGLCGRPVSSRCGRGLGSTGLGIVIAAGVFGAAASLLLAYFFWRCTGKGKGGRRRHRRGASESGGGEDGSWWTERLRAAHNRLAPVSLFQKPIVKVKLADLMAATQDFSTSHIVVAGSSRAGTAYRAVLRDGSALTVKRLHSCPLLEKAFRAEMGRIGQLRHPNIVPLLGFCVVEDERLLVYKHMESGALSSVMKKPGEAPLDWATRLRIAVGAARGLAWLHHGFQVPQIHQNLSSSAVLLDEDYEARITDVGLTRLVRMAPGEGGDTSPFLNGDFGEFGYVAPEYASNPVGTMKGDAYAFGVILFELVSGQEAAAVVTDVTGEGFKGTLVDWVNQLKASGRISDVVDKPLRGKGHEAEIEEFLKIAFACTQPRVRERHSMYRVYHALKGIGEGRDVTEQFDEFPLAYNKDDSDTM, encoded by the coding sequence ATGCCTCCTCCCCGCCTCCTGCCCccgatcctcctcctcctcctcctcctggcccCTCCGGCGGCGCCGCAGCCCGCGCCGGGATCGGCGGCGGAGCCGCAGGAGGACGACCTGCGCTGCCTCAAGGGTGTCAAGCACGACCTCTCCGACCCCAACGGCCGCCTCGCCGACTGGGACTTCAAGAACACCTCGGGGGGCGCCGTCTGCAACTACAACGGCATCACCTGCTGGAACATGCAGCAGTCCCGCGtcctctcgctctcgctctccgGGTTCGGCCTCGTCGGCTCCATCCCCTCCTCGCTCCAGTACTGCCGCGCCGCCACCACGCTCGACCTCTCCAGCAACGCGCTCGCCGGCACGATCCTGCCGGCGCTCTGCGACTGGCTCCCCTTCCTCGTCACCCTCGACCTCTCCTCCAACCAGCTCACCGGCCCGATCCCCGCCGAGCTCGCCAACTGCCACTTCCTCAACACGCTCAGGCTCTCCGGGAACCAGCTCTCCGGACAGATCCCCGTCTCCCTCGCGCGGCTCGACCGCCTCAAGACGCTCGACCTCACGGGGAACAAGCTCGACGGCGAGATCCCGCCCCAGCTCGGCGACAAGTTCTCCAAGGACTCGTTCTCGGGGAACTCGGGACTCTGCGGCCGCCCCGTGTCCTCGCGCTGCGGCCGCGGGCTGGGGAGCACCGGCCTTGGCATCGTCATCGCTGCGGGAGTCTTCGGAGCCGCCGCGTCGTTGCTCCTGGCCTACTTCTTCTGGCGGTGCACCGGGAAGGGCAAGGGAGGGCGCCGCCGCCACAGGCGCGGCGCCAGCGAGTCCGGCGGCGGGGAGGACGGGAGCTGGTGGACCGAGAGGCTGCGGGCGGCGCACAACCGATTGGCCCCGGTCTCGCTGTTCCAGAAGCCCATCGTCAAGGTCAAGCTGGCTGACCTGATGGCGGCCACGCAGGACTTCAGCACCAGCCACATCGTGGTCGCCGGGAGCTCGCGGGCGGGGACGGCTTACCGAGCCGTGCTACGGGACGGGTCTGCGCTGACGGTCAAGCGCCTGCACTCGTGCCCACTCTTGGAGAAGGCGTTCAGGGCAGAGATGGGTCGGATTGGGCAGCTGCGGCATCCCAACATCGTGCCACTGCTGGGTTTCTGTGTTGTCGAGGATGAGAGGCTGCTGGTGTATAAGCATATGGAGAGTGGGGCTCTTTCGTCGGTGATGAAGAAGCCAGGGGAAGCGCCGCTGGATTGGGCAACGCGACTTAGGATCGCCGTGGGGGCAGCGAGGGGGCTTGCATGGCTGCACCATGGGTTCCAGGTTCCGCAGATTCACCAGAATTTGAGCTCCAGTGCAGTGCTTCTTGATGAGGATTATGAGGCTCGGATCACCGATGTTGGGCTCACGAGGCTGGTCCGGATGGCGCCCGGCGAAGGCGGTGATACTAGTCCTTTCCTGAATGGGGACTTTGGGGAGTTTGGCTATGTTGCTCCCGAGTATGCTAGCAATCCAGTTGGTACCATGAAAGGCGATGCATATGCATTTGGGGTGATATTGTTTGAGCTTGTTAGTGGGCAggaggctgctgctgtggttACTGACGTGACGGGTGAAGGATTCAAGGGGACATTGGTGGACTGGGTTAATCAGCTCAAGGCTTCTGGTCGGATCAGTGACGTTGTTGATAAACCATTGCGCGGAAAGGGCCATGAGGCAGAGATTGAGGAGTTCTTGAAGATAGCTTTTGCGTGTACCCAGCCTCGTGTGAGGGAGAGACATTCAATGTATCGGGTTTACCATGCTCTGAAGGGCATCGGAGAGGGTCGCGATGTCACAGAGCAGTTCGATGAGTTCCCACTGGCCTATAACAAGGACGATTCAGACACTATGTAG